The segment CATCTTCATGAGATCGAGCAGGACTACGTGACCACCTAAAGTGAGAGGACACGGGAGGAGAACTGGAGCATTGTGTGGCCAAAATGGAAGACACCTACGGTGTAGATGTGGGTTGAGGCTAAAGCGAGATCTCATATGAAACTGTTGAAACTGCATTCCCCTGGTTGCTAGGGTTTGAAACCTCTTTTGAGGGTTCAATGGTTCTAGGAGTAGAACCACAACCAGAAGCTTTATTATTACGGCTAACAACCATAGTCCATTTTTCCTCAGTTTTTGGCACGCCCTTGTCGCCCTAGCGAGAAGACTCGGCCCGTGCCTATGGCTGAGGACGATGAGTGACTAAGGGACAATCATTTATCAAATGTTCGGTCGACTGACAACGGTAACAAGTATTGGGCAAGTTAAAATAGGTGACCTTCTGTGTATGTCGGATTGACCCTATTTGAATATCCACCAACTCTTTTAAGTCTTGTGAtaaatcaatttcaacatagaCCCTCTTCTGAGGGTGGGACTGAAAGAATCTGTCAGGTTCAACACACAGGACCTTCCCAACGGAAGCGGCAATGTTTTGCAAAAAAGGAACGCATGGCAAGGGTAACCCAGGAAACTCTATCCATACTAGCACCCGAAGCCTTGTGTCATTAAAGACAGTAAAGTCTCGAGTCCAGGGCTGAAAAAAAAGTAGAGAGGACTTGACATACCAAGGTATGTTGGAGAATCTGAGACACATATCTAGTGAATTCGAAACGAAAGAAAAAAAACCCTTTGGTCAGATTTTGGACCATATCAAGGCGGACCCCATGAGGGGCCCAAGTCTTGGCAACCCAGTCTTTAAGCACAATCTCAGGGggagttcttccaacaaaatatcCGACTAAAGAATGATTCTCTAACCATTGACATGCAAGATCAAATTCCGGGGTGGGTAAAACTACATCTGTCGGGGATTTAGAAGACTTACCTCGTGACAAACTTGTGGGACAAACTTGTGAGGTCTCTTGTTCTGGGGAGGAGCCATTTAGCACAATCGAACCGCCAACGCTAGCGAAAACAGTGGGCTAGGGCCGGAGGAAGGACATTATAAAAGGCTCAAAGGCCCATAGTAAACGCGGTCGTACTTAAAGAAAACTTCAGAATCCTGCGTCAAAGGAGCGGTATGACAGAGAAACCGCCAAGGCAAGAGGCAGAAGCTCAAAACCCTAGCAGAGCACACCCAACCATTTCCTATTATTCAAATTTGAATCACAATATGTTATACGAAATATTAAAATAGATGTGAAAAGAGATAACGTGTTGAACAAATGAATACGAGAATCTACAAACAAGGTTCATggtttttcatttatttaattttgataaaGACAAACTAATGCATAAATTAATATAATGATATGTGCAGGAAACAGAAAAATATCTGTGAACAATGGAAGCGGGAAAAGTACAAGCATGATGGACGATAGATGAAAGAAGTGGTGAGGGTTAAGCTTTGAGGGAAGCCTTGAGCATCTCAATAGTTTTGGCATCTGTCTTGAATGACTTGGCCAGAACATCGCTAGTTATACCGCTTGTAAATAGAGTAGAGGGCAGTGAAACAGTCCCTGCGTTGGCGCTTCCAAACCCAGAAACAGCAAATGCGATGTTCTTATAGTCCTTGTTCAATTGGAAATGGACCAGTCCTGCGGGAAACACGAACAAATCTCCTGCATACAAGCTCTGCGTGAACAGCTTTCCGGTGGTGTCAACCACTCCAACTTCTAGAGATCCGCTCATAAGATACAGAAGTTCTGAAGCGCGAGGGTGAGTGTGAGGAGGGTTCACCCCACCAGCAGGGAACTGCAGCACTGCCATTGAAACGCTCAGTCCTGTTAAAGCAGGGAACTCTGCCATTGACGCCTTTGTCACCTTCACATTGCTCTGCCAGGTTAAATTGTTGCTTCCAACCTGTCGGAGTCCAGTGAAGGTGAAGAAATTGCCATCAACATTTGCGGGATTCTGGCCCGGAGGCAGAACAAAATCAGAGATGATATCAGGATCTGATGCATGGGTCGATCCCACAATATTGAAAGCCAATAACAAGACCATCAGGTAGGCTCCGTTAAACTccatctctctgtctctctctctttctcttaatATTACAAATCAGCAGCAGTTATTTCAGTGGAGAAACGAGGAATTGTGATTGGTGGGTGACTAGGGAGTGTTAGAGATCACGTATTTATAAGAGAGGCAGAATACCGTCGTAAGTTATTCATATATCAATTGGATCGCCTTGAACGCGGAAGCCGGCCTCTTTTTT is part of the Cryptomeria japonica chromosome 10, Sugi_1.0, whole genome shotgun sequence genome and harbors:
- the LOC131045242 gene encoding germin-like protein 9-3 produces the protein MEFNGAYLMVLLLAFNIVGSTHASDPDIISDFVLPPGQNPANVDGNFFTFTGLRQVGSNNLTWQSNVKVTKASMAEFPALTGLSVSMAVLQFPAGGVNPPHTHPRASELLYLMSGSLEVGVVDTTGKLFTQSLYAGDLFVFPAGLVHFQLNKDYKNIAFAVSGFGSANAGTVSLPSTLFTSGITSDVLAKSFKTDAKTIEMLKASLKA